One genomic segment of Rivularia sp. PCC 7116 includes these proteins:
- a CDS encoding alpha/beta fold hydrolase, with amino-acid sequence MTDSIHWQRRVGNQRDWVWRGWQTRYTYIRPQNSIVNNSGTSQPLMLLHAFGASIGHWRHNLEIFGKQHTVYALDMLGFGASEKAQANYSIDLWVEQIYDFWKTFIRKPVILIGNSIGSLISLAAAVKHPEMVEGVVMMSLPDPNLEREAIPAFLYPLVATIKNFVANPLLVKSVFHFIRQPSILRRGATLAYANPEAITDELIDILAKPTQDRGSAGALTALVIAQNNPNYSPNVKQLLSAITIPTLLIWGDKDKIIPPKLASEFVRHNENIQLVTLENIGHCPHDECPEHVNQTILDWIKSVSS; translated from the coding sequence ATGACTGACAGCATACATTGGCAGCGAAGAGTAGGGAATCAAAGAGATTGGGTTTGGCGCGGCTGGCAAACTCGGTATACATATATTCGCCCTCAGAATTCCATAGTAAATAATTCTGGCACATCTCAACCTTTGATGCTGCTACATGCATTTGGCGCAAGCATCGGGCACTGGCGACATAATTTAGAGATATTCGGAAAACAACATACGGTTTACGCTCTGGATATGTTGGGTTTTGGAGCGTCGGAAAAGGCACAAGCTAATTACAGCATAGATTTATGGGTAGAGCAAATATATGACTTTTGGAAAACTTTTATTCGTAAGCCGGTAATACTAATAGGTAATTCTATCGGCTCCTTGATTTCCTTAGCCGCAGCCGTCAAACATCCTGAAATGGTCGAAGGTGTGGTAATGATGAGTCTACCAGACCCAAATTTAGAAAGAGAAGCTATCCCTGCATTTTTATATCCTTTAGTCGCAACAATCAAAAATTTTGTCGCAAACCCTTTATTAGTAAAATCAGTATTTCACTTCATACGGCAACCTAGTATATTGCGTCGCGGTGCAACTTTAGCTTATGCAAATCCCGAAGCTATTACCGACGAACTCATAGATATATTAGCCAAGCCTACCCAAGATAGAGGTTCTGCTGGTGCTTTAACCGCTCTTGTGATAGCTCAAAATAATCCAAATTACAGTCCTAATGTCAAACAATTATTATCTGCGATTACAATACCCACCCTTCTGATTTGGGGAGACAAAGACAAAATTATTCCTCCAAAACTTGCTTCTGAATTTGTTCGTCACAATGAAAACATACAGCTAGTTACTTTAGAAAACATCGGACATTGCCCCCATGACGAATGTCCCGAACATGTAAACCAAACGATTTTAGATTGGATTAAATCAGTCAGCAGTTAG